In Neoarius graeffei isolate fNeoGra1 chromosome 17, fNeoGra1.pri, whole genome shotgun sequence, a single window of DNA contains:
- the LOC132901196 gene encoding olfactory receptor 51I1-like — MEQQLSNNTFSFNLQIARFDVHPQAIYPVFIIGALIYLIAVFCNVTILALIVTQKSLHKPMFYIMFSLPLADLMAITCALPRVLLDIVTQTNTVYYPTCVLQGFLLHLSGTSVLFILAAMSFDRYIAICKPLRYNSIMSPYTVGAVIALVWGLDIALIVVLFALQARLPKCKTIIFNVYCSNNTLLMLSCGGDLTVNNVYGLAIIGFVQGVSVTFQLFFYLQILKACVFHRQSDARSKAINTCLAQIITFVLFEIITAFTTLSYRFQNIPPTAQKICGMLIFTILPVFNPIIYGMKTRDIRNSFIIVLKKQKVAFK; from the coding sequence ATGGAGCAACAACTTTCCAATAACACATTCAGTTTCAACCTTCAAATTGCCAGATTTGATGTTCACCCTCAAGCCATTTACCCTGTTTTTATTATTGGAGCTCTGATCTATTTGATTGCAGTGTTCTGTAATGTAACAATTCTAGCATTGATTGTTACCCAGAAAAGCCTTCATAAACCAATGTTTTACATTATGTTCAGCCTTCCTTTGGCAGATTTAATGGCAATTACATGTGCCTTACCCAGAGTGCTTCTGGATATTGTAACCCAAACAAATACCGTCTACTATCCAACATGTGTCCTGCAGGGGTTTTTGCTTCATTTGTCTGGAACTAGTGTACTTTTTATCCTGGCAGCCATGTCATTTGATCGCTATATAGCAATATGCAAGCCACTGAGGTATAACTCTATCATGAGTCCATACACAGTTGGTGCTGTGATAGCTCTGGTTTGGGGCCTTGACATTGCTTTGATTGTTGTGTTGTTTGCCCTTCAGGCAAGACTTCCGAAATGTAagacaataatttttaatgtgtATTGTAGCAATAATACACTGTTAATGCTTTCATGTGGTGGTGACCTAACTGTCAACAATGTTTATGGATTAGCTATAATTGGATTTGTGCAGGGCGTTAGTGTGACTTTTCAATTATTCTTCTATTTACAAATTCTTAAAGCCTGTGTTTTCCACAGACAAAGTGATGCTAGAAGTAAAGCTATAAATACGTGTTTAGCACAAATAATTACATTTGTTCTGTTTGAAATAATTACAGCCTTTACTACACTTTCATATCGTTTTCAGAATATACCACCCACTGCACAAAAAATATGCGGGATGCTGATTTTCACAATCCTTCCAGTTTTTAATCCAattatatatggaatgaaaacaAGAGACATCAGAAATTCATTCATCATAGTTTTGAAAAAGCAAAAGGTAGCATTTAAATAA